The following proteins come from a genomic window of Leopardus geoffroyi isolate Oge1 chromosome A3, O.geoffroyi_Oge1_pat1.0, whole genome shotgun sequence:
- the ZNF514 gene encoding zinc finger protein 514 isoform X2, producing MDSTASERYPGEKGTASLFLKARPQDLMTFKDVAVEFTQWEWGQLDPAQKDLYREVMLENFKNLASLGLPVSKPYVICQLEEGEEPCVVEGEISTDWEKRPKAKESRLNQDISKEELFPIASVEKHIRDELSFCKLKAICGCDDQLEIHPKRLERHPKELSVAHKSTTTLRIDREWSDFGRSLDLRSVLFNQHNVPIGEGSYKSDTEFRQTSGRSNSRRTHPGKKPCKCNECGKSFHFQSELRRHQRCHTGEKPYECSECGRAFGHISSLIKHQRTHTGEKPYECSECGRAFSQSSSLVLHYRFHTGEKPYKCNECGRAFGHTSSLIKHQRTHTGEKPYECRECGRTFSQSSSLIVHYRFHTGEKPYKCNKCGRAFSQSSSLTQHYRFHTGEKPYKCNECGRAFAHTASLIKHQKSHAGKKAV from the exons ATGGACTCCACAGCATCAG AGAGATAcccaggagaaaagggaacagcCAGTTTATTCCTGAAAGCCAGGCCCCAG GATCTGATGACATTCAAGGATGTGGCTGTGGAATTCACCCAGTGGGAATGGGGGCAGCTGGATCCTGCTCAGAAGGACCTGTACAGGGAAGTGATGCTGGAGAACTTCAAGAACTTGGCCTCTCTGG GGCTTCCAGTATCTAAACCATATGTGATCTGCCAgttggaggaaggggaagagccCTGTGTGGTAGAGGGAGAAATCTCAACAG ACTGGGAGAAAAGGCCTAAAGCCAAGGAATCAAGACTAAATCAGGATATTTCCAAAGAGGAATTATTCCCCATAGCCTCAGTAGAAAAACACATCAGAGATGAACTCTCCTTCTGCAAACTGAAAGCAATCTGTGGTTGTGATGACCAGTTAGAGATACATCCAAAAAGACTGGAGAGACATCCGAAAGAACTGTCAGTCGCTCACAAATCTACTACCACCCTTAGGATAGATCGTGAATGGAGTGATTTTGGGAGAAGTTTAGACTTAAGATCAGTCCTTTTTAACCAACACAATGTTCCCATAGGAGAAGGATCTTATAAATCGGACACAGAATTCAGACAGACTTCAGGAAGAAGTAACTCCCGGAGAACCCATCCAGGGAAGAAGCCTtgtaaatgtaatgaatgtgggaagtcTTTCCATTTCCAGTCAGAACTTAGGCGCCATCAGAGATGTCACACGGGAGAAAAGCCCTAtgaatgcagtgaatgtgggagaGCCTTTGGTCATATTTCATCCCTTATTAAACATCAGAGAACTCATACTGGAGAAAAGCCCTATGAATGCAGCGAGTGTGGGAGAGCCTTCAGCCAGAGTTCATCTCTTGTTCTACATTATAGatttcatactggagagaaaccttacaaatgtaatgaatgtggaagAGCCTTTGGTCATACTTCATCCCTTATTAAACATCAGAGAACTCATACTGGAGAAAAGCCCTATGAATGCAGGGAATGTGGGAGAACCTTCAGCCAGAGTTCATCTCTCATTGTACATTATAGatttcatactggagagaaaccttacaaatgtaataAATGCGGGAGAGCCTTCAGCCAGAGTTCATCTCTCACTCAACATTATAGatttcatactggagagaaaccctacaaatgtaatgaatgtgggagaGCCTTTGCTCATACTGCATCCCTTATTAAACATCAGAAAAGTCATGCTGGAAAAAAGGCTGTATGA
- the ZNF514 gene encoding zinc finger protein 514 isoform X4, with the protein MDSTASVLPSQDPALSPERYPGEKGTASLFLKARPQDLMTFKDVAVEFTQWEWGQLDPAQKDLYREVMLENFKNLASLGLPVSKPYVICQLEEGEEPCVVEGEISTGEGSYKSDTEFRQTSGRSNSRRTHPGKKPCKCNECGKSFHFQSELRRHQRCHTGEKPYECSECGRAFGHISSLIKHQRTHTGEKPYECSECGRAFSQSSSLVLHYRFHTGEKPYKCNECGRAFGHTSSLIKHQRTHTGEKPYECRECGRTFSQSSSLIVHYRFHTGEKPYKCNKCGRAFSQSSSLTQHYRFHTGEKPYKCNECGRAFAHTASLIKHQKSHAGKKAV; encoded by the exons ATGGACTCCACAGCATCAG TTCTCCCTTCTCAGGACCCTGCTCTTTCTCCAGAGAGATAcccaggagaaaagggaacagcCAGTTTATTCCTGAAAGCCAGGCCCCAG GATCTGATGACATTCAAGGATGTGGCTGTGGAATTCACCCAGTGGGAATGGGGGCAGCTGGATCCTGCTCAGAAGGACCTGTACAGGGAAGTGATGCTGGAGAACTTCAAGAACTTGGCCTCTCTGG GGCTTCCAGTATCTAAACCATATGTGATCTGCCAgttggaggaaggggaagagccCTGTGTGGTAGAGGGAGAAATCTCAACAG GAGAAGGATCTTATAAATCGGACACAGAATTCAGACAGACTTCAGGAAGAAGTAACTCCCGGAGAACCCATCCAGGGAAGAAGCCTtgtaaatgtaatgaatgtgggaagtcTTTCCATTTCCAGTCAGAACTTAGGCGCCATCAGAGATGTCACACGGGAGAAAAGCCCTAtgaatgcagtgaatgtgggagaGCCTTTGGTCATATTTCATCCCTTATTAAACATCAGAGAACTCATACTGGAGAAAAGCCCTATGAATGCAGCGAGTGTGGGAGAGCCTTCAGCCAGAGTTCATCTCTTGTTCTACATTATAGatttcatactggagagaaaccttacaaatgtaatgaatgtggaagAGCCTTTGGTCATACTTCATCCCTTATTAAACATCAGAGAACTCATACTGGAGAAAAGCCCTATGAATGCAGGGAATGTGGGAGAACCTTCAGCCAGAGTTCATCTCTCATTGTACATTATAGatttcatactggagagaaaccttacaaatgtaataAATGCGGGAGAGCCTTCAGCCAGAGTTCATCTCTCACTCAACATTATAGatttcatactggagagaaaccctacaaatgtaatgaatgtgggagaGCCTTTGCTCATACTGCATCCCTTATTAAACATCAGAAAAGTCATGCTGGAAAAAAGGCTGTATGA
- the ZNF514 gene encoding zinc finger protein 514 isoform X3 produces MTFKDVAVEFTQWEWGQLDPAQKDLYREVMLENFKNLASLGLPVSKPYVICQLEEGEEPCVVEGEISTDWEKRPKAKESRLNQDISKEELFPIASVEKHIRDELSFCKLKAICGCDDQLEIHPKRLERHPKELSVAHKSTTTLRIDREWSDFGRSLDLRSVLFNQHNVPIGEGSYKSDTEFRQTSGRSNSRRTHPGKKPCKCNECGKSFHFQSELRRHQRCHTGEKPYECSECGRAFGHISSLIKHQRTHTGEKPYECSECGRAFSQSSSLVLHYRFHTGEKPYKCNECGRAFGHTSSLIKHQRTHTGEKPYECRECGRTFSQSSSLIVHYRFHTGEKPYKCNKCGRAFSQSSSLTQHYRFHTGEKPYKCNECGRAFAHTASLIKHQKSHAGKKAV; encoded by the exons ATGACATTCAAGGATGTGGCTGTGGAATTCACCCAGTGGGAATGGGGGCAGCTGGATCCTGCTCAGAAGGACCTGTACAGGGAAGTGATGCTGGAGAACTTCAAGAACTTGGCCTCTCTGG GGCTTCCAGTATCTAAACCATATGTGATCTGCCAgttggaggaaggggaagagccCTGTGTGGTAGAGGGAGAAATCTCAACAG ACTGGGAGAAAAGGCCTAAAGCCAAGGAATCAAGACTAAATCAGGATATTTCCAAAGAGGAATTATTCCCCATAGCCTCAGTAGAAAAACACATCAGAGATGAACTCTCCTTCTGCAAACTGAAAGCAATCTGTGGTTGTGATGACCAGTTAGAGATACATCCAAAAAGACTGGAGAGACATCCGAAAGAACTGTCAGTCGCTCACAAATCTACTACCACCCTTAGGATAGATCGTGAATGGAGTGATTTTGGGAGAAGTTTAGACTTAAGATCAGTCCTTTTTAACCAACACAATGTTCCCATAGGAGAAGGATCTTATAAATCGGACACAGAATTCAGACAGACTTCAGGAAGAAGTAACTCCCGGAGAACCCATCCAGGGAAGAAGCCTtgtaaatgtaatgaatgtgggaagtcTTTCCATTTCCAGTCAGAACTTAGGCGCCATCAGAGATGTCACACGGGAGAAAAGCCCTAtgaatgcagtgaatgtgggagaGCCTTTGGTCATATTTCATCCCTTATTAAACATCAGAGAACTCATACTGGAGAAAAGCCCTATGAATGCAGCGAGTGTGGGAGAGCCTTCAGCCAGAGTTCATCTCTTGTTCTACATTATAGatttcatactggagagaaaccttacaaatgtaatgaatgtggaagAGCCTTTGGTCATACTTCATCCCTTATTAAACATCAGAGAACTCATACTGGAGAAAAGCCCTATGAATGCAGGGAATGTGGGAGAACCTTCAGCCAGAGTTCATCTCTCATTGTACATTATAGatttcatactggagagaaaccttacaaatgtaataAATGCGGGAGAGCCTTCAGCCAGAGTTCATCTCTCACTCAACATTATAGatttcatactggagagaaaccctacaaatgtaatgaatgtgggagaGCCTTTGCTCATACTGCATCCCTTATTAAACATCAGAAAAGTCATGCTGGAAAAAAGGCTGTATGA
- the ZNF514 gene encoding zinc finger protein 514 isoform X1: MDSTASVLPSQDPALSPERYPGEKGTASLFLKARPQDLMTFKDVAVEFTQWEWGQLDPAQKDLYREVMLENFKNLASLGLPVSKPYVICQLEEGEEPCVVEGEISTDWEKRPKAKESRLNQDISKEELFPIASVEKHIRDELSFCKLKAICGCDDQLEIHPKRLERHPKELSVAHKSTTTLRIDREWSDFGRSLDLRSVLFNQHNVPIGEGSYKSDTEFRQTSGRSNSRRTHPGKKPCKCNECGKSFHFQSELRRHQRCHTGEKPYECSECGRAFGHISSLIKHQRTHTGEKPYECSECGRAFSQSSSLVLHYRFHTGEKPYKCNECGRAFGHTSSLIKHQRTHTGEKPYECRECGRTFSQSSSLIVHYRFHTGEKPYKCNKCGRAFSQSSSLTQHYRFHTGEKPYKCNECGRAFAHTASLIKHQKSHAGKKAV, from the exons ATGGACTCCACAGCATCAG TTCTCCCTTCTCAGGACCCTGCTCTTTCTCCAGAGAGATAcccaggagaaaagggaacagcCAGTTTATTCCTGAAAGCCAGGCCCCAG GATCTGATGACATTCAAGGATGTGGCTGTGGAATTCACCCAGTGGGAATGGGGGCAGCTGGATCCTGCTCAGAAGGACCTGTACAGGGAAGTGATGCTGGAGAACTTCAAGAACTTGGCCTCTCTGG GGCTTCCAGTATCTAAACCATATGTGATCTGCCAgttggaggaaggggaagagccCTGTGTGGTAGAGGGAGAAATCTCAACAG ACTGGGAGAAAAGGCCTAAAGCCAAGGAATCAAGACTAAATCAGGATATTTCCAAAGAGGAATTATTCCCCATAGCCTCAGTAGAAAAACACATCAGAGATGAACTCTCCTTCTGCAAACTGAAAGCAATCTGTGGTTGTGATGACCAGTTAGAGATACATCCAAAAAGACTGGAGAGACATCCGAAAGAACTGTCAGTCGCTCACAAATCTACTACCACCCTTAGGATAGATCGTGAATGGAGTGATTTTGGGAGAAGTTTAGACTTAAGATCAGTCCTTTTTAACCAACACAATGTTCCCATAGGAGAAGGATCTTATAAATCGGACACAGAATTCAGACAGACTTCAGGAAGAAGTAACTCCCGGAGAACCCATCCAGGGAAGAAGCCTtgtaaatgtaatgaatgtgggaagtcTTTCCATTTCCAGTCAGAACTTAGGCGCCATCAGAGATGTCACACGGGAGAAAAGCCCTAtgaatgcagtgaatgtgggagaGCCTTTGGTCATATTTCATCCCTTATTAAACATCAGAGAACTCATACTGGAGAAAAGCCCTATGAATGCAGCGAGTGTGGGAGAGCCTTCAGCCAGAGTTCATCTCTTGTTCTACATTATAGatttcatactggagagaaaccttacaaatgtaatgaatgtggaagAGCCTTTGGTCATACTTCATCCCTTATTAAACATCAGAGAACTCATACTGGAGAAAAGCCCTATGAATGCAGGGAATGTGGGAGAACCTTCAGCCAGAGTTCATCTCTCATTGTACATTATAGatttcatactggagagaaaccttacaaatgtaataAATGCGGGAGAGCCTTCAGCCAGAGTTCATCTCTCACTCAACATTATAGatttcatactggagagaaaccctacaaatgtaatgaatgtgggagaGCCTTTGCTCATACTGCATCCCTTATTAAACATCAGAAAAGTCATGCTGGAAAAAAGGCTGTATGA